From Amycolatopsis sp. YIM 10, the proteins below share one genomic window:
- a CDS encoding response regulator transcription factor — MTGMPGRAVRVLVVDDEPPLAELLSMALRMEGWEIRTAGDGTTAVRVAREFRPDAVVLDVMLPDFSGLEVIRRLRTEFEHLPVLFLTAKDAVEDRIAGLTAGGDDYVTKPFSLEEVTLRLRALLRRARVVSSASDSLLTVGDLTMDEDTREVHRAGKPITLTATEFELLRYLMRNPKRVLSKAQILDRVWSYDFGGQANIVELYISYLRKKIDADRAPMIHTMRGAGYVLKPAS, encoded by the coding sequence ATGACCGGTATGCCTGGGCGCGCGGTGCGCGTGCTCGTCGTCGATGACGAGCCGCCGCTGGCGGAGCTGTTGTCGATGGCACTGCGGATGGAGGGCTGGGAGATCCGCACGGCGGGTGACGGCACCACGGCGGTGCGCGTGGCGCGCGAGTTCCGGCCGGACGCGGTGGTGCTCGACGTGATGCTGCCGGACTTCAGCGGGCTCGAGGTGATCCGGCGCCTGCGCACCGAGTTCGAGCACCTGCCGGTGTTGTTCCTGACCGCGAAGGACGCCGTGGAGGACCGCATCGCCGGGCTCACCGCCGGTGGCGACGACTACGTGACCAAGCCGTTCAGCCTGGAGGAGGTCACCCTGCGGCTGCGCGCCCTGCTGCGCCGCGCCCGCGTGGTCAGTTCGGCGTCGGACTCGCTGCTCACCGTCGGTGACCTGACCATGGACGAGGACACCCGCGAGGTGCACCGGGCCGGTAAGCCGATCACGCTCACCGCCACCGAGTTCGAGCTGCTGCGGTACCTGATGCGCAACCCGAAACGGGTACTGAGCAAGGCGCAGATCCTGGACCGGGTGTGGAGCTACGACTTCGGCGGGCAGGCGAACATCGTCGAGCTGTACATCTCCTACCTGCGCAAGAAGATCGACGCGGACCGCGCGCCGATGATCCACACCATGCGGGGCGCGGGTTATGTCCTCAAGCCCGCGAGTTGA
- a CDS encoding cell wall metabolism sensor histidine kinase WalK → MSSSPRVDLRRPWSLRGRLIAQVLALLALVCLVIGVVTEFALRDFLLERVDSQLATIDNRPPPPPLGGPPGPRVRFELGQPLDSVIGIVYDGRVLDARILANGSETQLSPQDAATFTGLTTPRRPVTITIGDLGQYRMQATTGPEGEIRFKALSLADVNDTLWRLGWTFGGVALGGLVLAGGVAALTVRRTLRPLDRVAATAAQVSELPLDRGEPALPMRVSEVDTDTRTEVGKVGAALNRMLDHVSGALAARQRSESRVRQFVADASHELRTPLASIRGYAELTRRSTAELPADFVYAMSRVESESTRMTTLVEELLLLARLDEGRPVVHAPVELSGLVADAVADAHVAGPEHRWLLDLPAEPISVVGESGQLQQVVLNLLSNARAHTPPGTTVRTSLSTKDGEVRLVVADDGPGIPRDVLPEVFERFARGDSSRSRAAGSTGLGLAIVAAVVAAHGGKVWVRSKPGRTEFCVVLPVTTPP, encoded by the coding sequence ATGTCCTCAAGCCCGCGAGTTGACCTGCGGCGGCCGTGGTCGCTGCGCGGCCGCCTGATCGCCCAGGTGCTGGCCCTGCTGGCGCTGGTCTGCCTGGTGATCGGCGTGGTCACCGAGTTCGCCCTGCGTGACTTCCTGCTCGAACGCGTCGACAGCCAGCTCGCCACCATCGACAACCGCCCGCCCCCGCCGCCGCTGGGCGGGCCGCCGGGACCGCGGGTGCGCTTCGAACTCGGGCAGCCGCTCGACTCCGTCATCGGCATCGTCTACGACGGGCGGGTGCTGGACGCCCGGATCCTGGCCAACGGATCCGAAACCCAGCTCAGCCCGCAGGACGCGGCCACCTTCACCGGGCTGACCACCCCGCGCCGGCCGGTCACCATCACCATCGGCGACCTCGGCCAGTACCGGATGCAGGCGACCACCGGGCCGGAGGGGGAGATCCGGTTCAAGGCCCTGTCACTGGCCGACGTGAACGACACGCTGTGGCGGCTCGGCTGGACCTTCGGCGGGGTCGCACTCGGCGGGCTGGTGCTCGCGGGCGGGGTCGCCGCGCTGACCGTGCGCCGCACGCTGCGCCCGCTGGACCGGGTCGCGGCCACCGCCGCGCAGGTCAGCGAGCTGCCGCTGGACCGGGGTGAGCCAGCACTGCCGATGCGGGTGTCCGAAGTGGACACCGACACCCGGACCGAGGTGGGCAAGGTCGGGGCGGCGCTGAACCGGATGCTCGACCACGTCTCCGGCGCGCTGGCCGCGCGCCAGCGCAGCGAGAGCCGGGTGCGGCAGTTCGTCGCGGACGCCAGTCACGAGCTGCGCACCCCGCTCGCGTCCATCCGGGGATACGCCGAGCTGACCCGGCGCAGCACCGCCGAACTGCCCGCGGACTTCGTCTACGCGATGAGCCGCGTCGAATCGGAGTCGACCAGGATGACCACCCTGGTCGAAGAACTGCTGCTGCTGGCACGGCTGGACGAGGGACGGCCGGTGGTGCACGCCCCGGTCGAGCTGTCCGGGCTGGTCGCCGACGCGGTGGCCGACGCCCACGTGGCCGGTCCGGAGCACCGGTGGCTGCTGGACCTGCCCGCCGAGCCGATCAGCGTGGTCGGTGAGTCCGGGCAGTTGCAGCAGGTGGTGCTGAACCTGCTGAGCAACGCCCGCGCGCACACCCCGCCCGGCACCACCGTCCGAACTTCACTGTCGACAAAGGACGGTGAGGTGCGGCTGGTGGTGGCCGACGACGGGCCGGGCATCCCGCGTGACGTGCTGCCGGAGGTGTTCGAACGGTTCGCCCGCGGTGACAGCTCGCGCTCGCGGGCGGCGGGCAGCACCGGGCTCGGGCTGGCCATCGTGGCCGCGGTGGTCGCCGCGCACGGCGGAAAGGTGTGGGTGCGGAGCAAGCCGGGCCGCACCGAATTCTGCGTGGTCCTCCCCGTGACCACACCGCCATGA